One genomic region from Streptomyces sp. NBC_01304 encodes:
- a CDS encoding copper homeostasis protein CutC: MSKRAVLEVIALDAEDAIAAQAGGADRLEMVSDMAADGLTPSLETFAAIRSSVDISLRVMLRASDGFAAGDAGDVDALVRSARALRAEGADEFVLGFLDETGGADLGAVERVVEALDGARWTFHRAIDRAADRDSLRKQLGELPGLDTYLTAGAAGGVDEGMPTLLAEASRRGEPGYEPQILVGGGLALSHLPQLKAGGVDAFHIGSAARPSGWSAPVSAAAVAEWRAAVDA; encoded by the coding sequence ATGAGCAAGCGTGCAGTCCTGGAGGTGATCGCCCTCGACGCCGAGGACGCGATCGCCGCCCAGGCCGGAGGTGCGGACCGCCTCGAGATGGTCTCGGACATGGCCGCGGACGGGCTCACGCCGTCCCTGGAGACCTTTGCCGCGATCCGCTCCTCCGTGGATATCTCGCTGCGCGTGATGCTGCGGGCCTCGGACGGCTTTGCCGCCGGGGATGCCGGGGACGTGGATGCGCTGGTGCGTTCTGCGCGGGCACTTCGGGCGGAGGGCGCGGACGAGTTCGTGCTCGGCTTCCTCGATGAGACGGGTGGGGCGGATCTGGGTGCCGTGGAGCGGGTTGTCGAGGCGCTGGACGGGGCGCGGTGGACGTTCCACCGGGCCATTGATCGGGCCGCCGATCGGGACTCGTTGCGGAAGCAGCTTGGGGAGTTGCCGGGGCTGGATACGTATCTGACGGCGGGTGCCGCCGGCGGGGTCGATGAGGGGATGCCTACGCTGTTGGCCGAGGCCTCGCGGCGTGGGGAGCCCGGGTATGAGCCGCAGATTCTGGTGGGCGGAGGGCTGGCCCTCTCGCACCTTCCGCAGTTGAAGGCGGGGGGTGTCGACGCGTTCCACATCGGGAGTGCGGCGCGGCCCTCCGGGTGGTCGGCTCCGGTTTCGGCTGCCGCCGTGGCTGAGTGGCGTGCGGCCGTGGACGCGTAA
- a CDS encoding GNAT family N-acetyltransferase, with translation MTEIRTPRLILRRWSDDDLVPMAEINADPAVMQWIGDGDVQDLEETAEFLERVEEEWDDEGFGLFAVELLGSGELAGFTGLSVPTFLPELAHEVAIGWRLGRQFWGQGYASEAAQATLEFALQDRGLDRVISIDRTGNTASGNVMRKLGMTLERDVVHPEFGHQLQIHAIDLTEYQA, from the coding sequence ATGACCGAGATCCGCACCCCCCGCCTCATCCTTCGCCGCTGGAGCGACGACGACCTCGTGCCCATGGCCGAGATCAACGCCGACCCCGCCGTCATGCAATGGATCGGGGACGGGGACGTCCAGGATCTTGAGGAGACCGCCGAGTTTCTGGAGCGGGTCGAGGAGGAGTGGGACGACGAAGGGTTCGGGCTCTTCGCCGTCGAGCTGCTCGGGTCCGGCGAGCTGGCCGGATTCACCGGGCTCTCCGTGCCCACCTTCCTGCCCGAGCTGGCGCACGAGGTGGCGATCGGCTGGCGGCTCGGCCGGCAGTTCTGGGGCCAGGGGTACGCCTCCGAAGCCGCCCAGGCCACCTTGGAGTTCGCCCTTCAGGACCGGGGCCTGGATCGCGTCATCAGCATCGACCGGACCGGTAACACCGCCTCCGGGAACGTCATGCGCAAGCTGGGGATGACGCTGGAGCGCGATGTGGTCCATCCCGAGTTCGGCCATCAGCTGCAGATCCATGCGATCGATCTCACCGAGTACCAGGCCTGA
- a CDS encoding DUF6333 family protein: MSEDNFWTVPADREVRGHGEYTITLVRPPFPVGTGPSTHVTVKELAPHDPVRAREFAEAFGTVDAVLEELPLTDALPGGSPWTRADLDVITVGCWGNVIGISDPALVDNGNDCPVLEQTEALRERYPDARIIGSVDSDMGADHHEHTVYLPEGPTLHSEGWGGDRWDLTGDPHAVLKALGITAESLVGTDAELSEDPSDTNWDAFGALALGPWSPWGFPTPKMSAFRVRHTEGAVALMEEIWRLADWDA; the protein is encoded by the coding sequence ATGAGCGAAGACAACTTCTGGACGGTTCCGGCCGACCGTGAGGTGCGCGGGCACGGTGAGTACACCATCACCCTCGTCCGCCCGCCCTTCCCCGTCGGCACCGGGCCCAGCACACATGTCACGGTCAAGGAGCTCGCGCCCCACGACCCGGTGCGGGCCCGGGAGTTCGCCGAGGCCTTCGGGACCGTGGACGCCGTCCTCGAAGAGCTCCCCCTCACCGACGCCCTCCCGGGCGGCTCCCCGTGGACGCGGGCCGACCTGGACGTCATCACCGTCGGCTGCTGGGGCAACGTCATCGGCATATCCGACCCCGCCCTCGTGGACAACGGCAACGACTGCCCCGTACTCGAACAGACCGAAGCCCTCCGCGAGCGCTACCCCGACGCCCGGATCATCGGGTCCGTCGACTCCGACATGGGTGCGGATCACCACGAGCACACCGTCTACCTCCCCGAAGGGCCGACGCTGCACTCCGAGGGCTGGGGCGGCGACCGTTGGGATCTGACGGGCGACCCGCACGCCGTCCTGAAGGCGCTCGGCATCACGGCCGAGTCCCTGGTCGGGACGGACGCCGAGCTGTCCGAGGACCCCTCCGACACGAACTGGGACGCCTTCGGGGCGCTCGCGCTCGGGCCCTGGTCGCCGTGGGGATTCCCGACCCCCAAGATGTCCGCGTTCCGGGTCCGGCACACCGAGGGTGCCGTGGCCCTGATGGAGGAGATCTGGCGCCTGGCCGACTGGGACGCCTGA
- a CDS encoding HelD family protein, with protein sequence MSGPMPDPLPDPLARERAHLTASRTALRAMRADVEALDIRDVTANWVNAAVLQSQIDDRIKALADLSHTPLFFGRLDYLHAVGAEQAEGAEGERFYIGRRHVHDADGDPMVIDWRAPVSQPFYRASKKDPLDVGLRRRFGYTGGELTAYEDEHLSDPAEAAQTSKLLQQEIERPRVGPMRDIVATIQPEQDEIVRSGLGGTVCVQGGPGTGKTAVGLHRVAYLLYAHRERLARTGTLVIGPNKSFLHYIEQVLPALGELEVKQATVDDLVAHVEVRGADEAQAAVVKGDARMAEVLRRAVRSHVTLPTEPLMVVRGSRRWRIPAHELEAIAQELLDRDIRYGAARDALPQRIAHAVLVRMEQAGEAPDDRVQDAVARGTAVKAAVKAIWPPVDPAKLVLRLLAEPEFLAAHADGILSEDEQKTILWTLPGSGKRAARSAKSAKWSLADAVLIDEAQDLVARTHSLGHVVLDEAQDLSPMQYRAVGRRCTTGSATILGDLAQGTTPWATRSWAEALTHLGKSEAVVEELTAGFRVPREVIAYASRLLPDIAPGLAEVSSVREAPGSLSVRHETDDLAAAAVAACVESLAHEGSIGLIAADARIPVLAKALEEAGLTYLDPGEETTPDTRLTLVPASLAKGLEYDYVVLDEPSAVVAGEPDERTGLRRLYVALTRAVSGLTVVHGTPLPEQLR encoded by the coding sequence ATGTCCGGCCCCATGCCCGACCCCCTGCCCGACCCCCTGGCCCGCGAGCGCGCCCACCTCACCGCGTCCCGTACCGCCCTGCGTGCCATGCGCGCGGACGTCGAGGCCCTGGACATCCGCGATGTCACCGCGAACTGGGTCAACGCCGCGGTGCTGCAGAGCCAGATCGACGACCGCATCAAGGCCCTCGCCGACCTCTCCCACACCCCGCTCTTCTTCGGCCGCCTCGACTATCTGCACGCGGTCGGCGCCGAGCAGGCAGAAGGTGCGGAGGGCGAGCGTTTCTACATCGGCCGTCGGCACGTGCACGACGCCGACGGCGACCCGATGGTGATCGACTGGCGCGCCCCGGTCTCGCAGCCCTTCTACCGGGCGTCCAAGAAGGACCCCCTGGACGTGGGCCTGCGCCGCCGCTTCGGTTACACCGGCGGCGAGCTGACCGCGTACGAGGACGAACACCTCTCCGACCCGGCCGAGGCGGCCCAGACGAGCAAGCTGCTCCAGCAGGAGATCGAGCGCCCGCGCGTGGGCCCGATGCGCGACATCGTGGCGACGATCCAGCCCGAGCAGGACGAGATCGTACGTTCCGGCCTCGGCGGCACCGTCTGCGTCCAGGGCGGCCCCGGCACCGGAAAGACGGCGGTCGGCCTGCACCGAGTCGCGTACCTCCTGTACGCGCACCGTGAACGCCTCGCCCGCACCGGCACGCTCGTCATCGGACCGAACAAATCCTTCCTGCACTACATCGAGCAAGTCCTCCCGGCCCTGGGCGAGTTGGAGGTCAAGCAGGCCACGGTCGACGACCTGGTCGCGCACGTCGAGGTGCGGGGCGCGGACGAGGCCCAGGCGGCGGTGGTCAAGGGCGACGCCCGCATGGCGGAGGTCCTGCGCCGCGCCGTCCGCTCGCACGTGACGCTCCCCACCGAGCCCTTGATGGTCGTACGCGGCTCACGTCGCTGGCGCATCCCGGCCCACGAACTGGAGGCGATCGCCCAGGAGTTGCTGGACCGCGACATCCGCTACGGCGCCGCCCGTGACGCCCTGCCGCAGCGCATCGCGCACGCCGTCCTGGTCCGCATGGAGCAGGCGGGCGAGGCGCCCGACGACCGGGTGCAGGACGCGGTGGCGCGGGGCACCGCGGTGAAGGCGGCGGTCAAGGCGATCTGGCCGCCGGTCGACCCGGCCAAGCTGGTCCTTCGCCTGCTCGCGGAGCCGGAGTTCCTGGCCGCGCACGCGGACGGCATCCTGTCCGAGGACGAGCAGAAGACCATCCTCTGGACGCTGCCTGGATCTGGAAAAAGGGCGGCCCGCTCGGCGAAGTCGGCCAAGTGGTCCCTGGCCGACGCGGTGTTGATCGACGAGGCTCAGGACCTGGTCGCCCGCACCCACTCCCTCGGCCATGTCGTCCTCGACGAGGCGCAGGACCTCTCCCCCATGCAGTACCGGGCGGTGGGCCGCCGCTGCACGACGGGCTCGGCGACGATCCTCGGCGACCTGGCGCAGGGCACCACGCCCTGGGCGACCAGGAGTTGGGCCGAGGCGCTCACGCACCTCGGGAAGTCCGAGGCGGTGGTCGAGGAGCTGACGGCCGGTTTCCGCGTACCGCGCGAGGTGATCGCGTACGCGTCCCGGCTGCTGCCGGACATCGCGCCGGGCCTCGCGGAGGTGTCGTCGGTACGTGAGGCGCCGGGCTCTTTGTCGGTACGCCACGAGACCGACGACCTGGCCGCGGCGGCGGTCGCGGCCTGCGTGGAGTCGCTGGCGCACGAGGGATCGATCGGCCTGATCGCGGCCGATGCCCGCATTCCCGTACTGGCGAAGGCACTTGAGGAGGCCGGCCTCACCTACCTGGACCCGGGCGAGGAGACCACCCCCGACACCCGCCTGACCCTGGTCCCCGCGTCCCTGGCGAAGGGCCTGGAGTACGACTACGTGGTCCTCGACGAGCCCTCGGCGGTGGTGGCGGGCGAGCCGGACGAGCGGACGGGCCTGCGCCGCCTGTACGTGGCCCTGACCCGTGCGGTCTCGGGCCTGACCGTGGTGCACGGCACGCCGCTGCCGGAGCAGCTCCGCTAG
- a CDS encoding glycosyltransferase 87 family protein yields the protein MLAVSLAAFAALCLLQPTPMADILVYRAEGAAVANGSDLYGFTVTQWALPATYPPFAAILFVPATWVPVSVLKAAFVIGNAALLALLVHLSFRFAKVPAKPWLVLAATAVGLWLEPVFQTLLFGQINLALACLVLWDLSRPAGAVGKGFALGIAAAVKLTPGIFVVYLLITGRVREAGTAVASFVGATLLGVLVLPGASVEFWSRRIFETTRVGKAWIIDNQSLQGLVARLLSDPEPGPLWLAPAALLGAGGLWLARRAQRTSEPWGVLVTALTALLVSPISWSHHWVWCVPLLAVLIAEERLKMAVLVLVVFMARSFWIMPHQGDLDLHYPWWLQPLASPYALLALALPLVVAGRRRESVASMVPKPRGADSEVGAGVLRG from the coding sequence CTGCTCGCAGTCTCTCTCGCCGCCTTCGCCGCGCTGTGCCTCCTCCAGCCCACCCCGATGGCCGACATACTCGTCTACCGGGCCGAGGGCGCCGCCGTCGCCAACGGCAGTGATCTGTACGGATTTACCGTCACTCAGTGGGCGCTGCCCGCGACCTACCCGCCGTTCGCCGCGATCCTCTTCGTGCCGGCGACCTGGGTGCCCGTGTCGGTCCTCAAGGCCGCCTTCGTCATCGGGAACGCCGCGCTGCTCGCGCTCCTGGTGCACCTCTCCTTCCGGTTCGCGAAGGTCCCGGCGAAGCCCTGGCTGGTGCTCGCCGCCACCGCGGTCGGCCTGTGGCTCGAGCCCGTCTTCCAGACCCTGCTCTTCGGCCAGATCAACCTGGCCCTCGCCTGCCTCGTCCTGTGGGACCTGTCCCGGCCGGCCGGTGCCGTCGGCAAGGGGTTCGCACTCGGGATCGCGGCCGCGGTGAAGCTGACGCCCGGGATCTTCGTCGTCTATCTGCTGATCACCGGTCGGGTACGCGAGGCCGGCACGGCCGTCGCCTCGTTCGTCGGGGCCACCCTGCTCGGGGTGCTCGTGCTGCCCGGCGCCAGTGTGGAGTTCTGGTCCCGGCGGATCTTCGAGACCACCCGGGTCGGCAAGGCCTGGATCATCGACAACCAGTCGCTGCAGGGCCTCGTCGCCCGGCTCCTGAGCGACCCGGAGCCGGGGCCGCTGTGGCTCGCGCCCGCCGCGCTGCTCGGGGCCGGCGGGCTGTGGCTGGCCCGGCGGGCCCAGCGCACGAGCGAGCCGTGGGGGGTGCTGGTCACGGCGCTGACCGCGCTCCTGGTGTCGCCGATCAGCTGGTCCCATCACTGGGTGTGGTGCGTGCCGCTGCTCGCGGTGCTCATCGCGGAGGAGCGGCTGAAGATGGCGGTCCTCGTGCTGGTCGTGTTCATGGCCCGCTCCTTCTGGATCATGCCGCACCAGGGCGATCTGGACCTGCACTACCCGTGGTGGCTGCAGCCGCTCGCCTCCCCGTACGCGCTGC